The following proteins are co-located in the Mesorhizobium sp. M1E.F.Ca.ET.045.02.1.1 genome:
- a CDS encoding GNAT family N-acetyltransferase/peptidase C39 family protein, whose translation MPAEIRKARASDVDDLAAIEKAVFSGDRLSRRSFRQFIERETAEMLVAENDSHVAGYAVVLFRKGSGVARLYSIAVGPFFGNLGIGRQLLAAAEEAAYEHDRMMLRLEVREDNQRAISIYEQAGYRRIGREPDYYEDGATALRYEKTLRGDVPTATGVPFYQQTCEFTCGPCCLMMAMANFDHGFVPDPVMEIRLWREATTVFMMSGPGGCEPFGLAVAGYESGLAAEIFVSFHGALFLQSVRSEDKRRVMELAQVDFRRRAELYGIPVNYRPFGIDDIRTALAGGKLVLVLISGFLMFGKKVPHWVLAIGDDGDHILIHDPWVEDERQETILDAANIPVPYAIFMNMAQFGRDGLRAAITLGKR comes from the coding sequence ATGCCTGCCGAGATTCGCAAGGCCCGCGCGTCAGACGTCGATGACCTCGCCGCCATCGAGAAGGCCGTCTTCTCGGGCGACCGGCTTTCCCGCCGCTCCTTCCGTCAGTTCATCGAGCGCGAGACCGCCGAGATGCTGGTGGCCGAGAACGACAGCCATGTCGCCGGCTACGCGGTGGTGCTGTTTCGCAAGGGCAGCGGCGTGGCGCGGCTCTATTCCATCGCCGTCGGTCCGTTCTTTGGCAACCTCGGCATCGGCCGCCAACTGCTGGCCGCGGCCGAGGAGGCGGCCTACGAGCACGATCGCATGATGCTGCGGCTCGAAGTGCGCGAGGACAATCAGCGCGCCATCAGCATCTACGAGCAGGCGGGCTACCGCAGGATCGGCCGCGAGCCCGACTACTACGAGGATGGCGCCACCGCGCTGCGTTACGAAAAGACGCTGCGCGGCGACGTCCCGACCGCTACTGGGGTGCCGTTCTACCAGCAGACCTGCGAATTCACCTGCGGCCCCTGCTGCCTGATGATGGCGATGGCCAATTTCGACCACGGCTTCGTGCCTGATCCGGTCATGGAGATCCGCTTGTGGCGCGAGGCGACCACCGTCTTCATGATGTCGGGGCCGGGCGGCTGCGAGCCTTTCGGCCTGGCGGTTGCCGGCTATGAAAGCGGGCTTGCCGCCGAGATCTTCGTCTCCTTCCACGGCGCGCTGTTCCTGCAGTCGGTGCGCAGCGAGGACAAACGCCGGGTGATGGAACTCGCCCAGGTCGACTTTCGCCGTCGCGCGGAACTTTACGGCATCCCGGTGAATTACCGTCCGTTCGGCATCGACGACATCCGTACCGCCCTTGCCGGGGGCAAGCTGGTGCTGGTGCTGATCAGCGGGTTCCTGATGTTCGGCAAGAAGGTGCCGCATTGGGTGCTCGCCATCGGCGACGACGGCGACCATATCCTGATCCACGATCCCTGGGTCGAGGACGAAAGGCAGGAGACAATCCTCGACGCCGCCAACATTCCCGTGCCTTACGCTATCTTCATGAACATGGCGCAGTTCGGCCGCGACGGGTTGCGCGCCGCCATCACTCTGGGAAAACGCTGA
- a CDS encoding anti-sigma factor: MTRRDFTERDIHMALDGELPGEERMAYEAWLEANPEMKAKSARYIADRTALRAALAGVMDEPVPARLKAAVLGEAPAKTSAWRSRWWLSAAAAVVLMVGGISGYVAGIGGVGRSDDSDEQLVEQAIAAHVIYAGEKRHAVEVPASDKDHLQTWLSNRVGLKLVAPDLAAEGFELVGGRLLPSGEHGKAAMLLYEDAKGERISLFVTAESSAAAKGTYAAEADGPEAVYWLDKGYGCAVVGSLPRERLSDVAKIAYGQLLAGISS; this comes from the coding sequence ATGACCCGGCGCGATTTCACTGAACGCGATATCCACATGGCCCTCGACGGCGAGCTGCCGGGCGAGGAGCGCATGGCTTATGAAGCCTGGCTCGAAGCCAATCCTGAGATGAAGGCGAAGAGCGCTCGCTACATCGCCGACCGCACGGCGCTGCGCGCCGCCTTGGCTGGCGTCATGGACGAGCCGGTGCCGGCGCGGCTCAAGGCAGCGGTGCTTGGCGAAGCGCCGGCGAAGACGTCTGCATGGCGTTCGCGCTGGTGGCTTTCGGCGGCGGCCGCCGTCGTGCTGATGGTCGGCGGCATCAGTGGCTATGTCGCCGGCATCGGCGGCGTCGGCCGAAGCGATGACAGCGACGAGCAGCTCGTCGAGCAGGCGATCGCCGCCCATGTCATCTACGCCGGCGAGAAGCGTCACGCGGTCGAGGTGCCGGCGAGCGACAAGGACCACCTTCAGACATGGCTGTCCAACCGGGTTGGGCTGAAGCTGGTGGCGCCCGATCTGGCGGCCGAAGGCTTCGAGCTCGTCGGTGGCCGGCTGCTGCCTTCGGGCGAGCACGGCAAGGCCGCGATGCTGCTTTACGAGGACGCCAAGGGCGAGCGCATCTCGCTCTTCGTCACCGCCGAATCGTCCGCGGCCGCCAAGGGCACCTATGCTGCCGAAGCGGACGGCCCTGAGGCGGTCTATTGGTTGGACAAAGGCTATGGCTGCGCCGTCGTCGGCTCGCTGCCGCGCGAGCGGCTGTCGGACGTCGCCAAGATCGCCTATGGCCAGCTTCTCGCCGGTATTTCGAGCTGA
- a CDS encoding RNA polymerase sigma factor yields the protein MDDKKAAILSEIPRLRRYARSLLRDRDSADDLVQDCLERALVRLDNWQTGESPRRWLFTIMHHLFIDQMRKVNRRGESAMLPLEAGEAQAAPADQVESIASREIMDALQAISPDRRAALVMVAIEGFSYAEAANILGVPAGTLMSRIARGREELRGLLDDSSRRRSIRIVER from the coding sequence ATGGACGACAAGAAGGCAGCGATCCTGAGCGAGATACCGCGTCTGCGGCGCTATGCGCGCTCGCTGCTGCGCGATCGCGATTCCGCCGACGATCTCGTCCAGGACTGCCTGGAGCGGGCGCTTGTGCGGCTCGACAACTGGCAGACTGGAGAAAGCCCCCGGAGGTGGCTGTTTACGATCATGCATCATCTGTTCATCGACCAGATGCGCAAGGTTAACCGGCGTGGCGAGTCGGCGATGTTGCCGCTCGAAGCCGGCGAAGCCCAGGCTGCGCCCGCCGATCAGGTCGAAAGCATCGCCTCGCGCGAGATCATGGATGCCCTGCAGGCGATCAGCCCCGATCGCCGCGCGGCATTGGTGATGGTCGCCATCGAAGGCTTTTCCTATGCCGAGGCCGCCAACATCCTCGGCGTGCCGGCCGGCACACTGATGTCGCGCATCGCGCGCGGCCGCGAGGAACTGCGCGGCCTGCTGGACGACTCTTCGCGCCGCCGCTCGATAAGGATTGTCGAGCGATGA
- a CDS encoding type II toxin-antitoxin system Phd/YefM family antitoxin — protein sequence MKQFTFSDMNRASGEILETAMIEPVALTKRGKEKLIILSATQYRQLVGSSHAAAYTLENAPDEVHDELMSGLESIITGDKPDA from the coding sequence ATGAAGCAATTCACCTTTTCGGATATGAACCGCGCATCCGGCGAAATCCTGGAGACGGCGATGATCGAGCCGGTCGCTCTCACAAAACGTGGCAAAGAAAAGCTGATCATCCTGTCAGCCACCCAATACCGGCAACTCGTCGGCTCGTCCCATGCCGCCGCTTACACGCTCGAGAATGCGCCGGACGAGGTCCACGATGAACTCATGTCGGGGTTGGAGTCCATCATAACCGGCGACAAGCCGGATGCTTAA
- a CDS encoding DUF2339 domain-containing protein, whose translation MDFFSLIAIAAVIALFVIVSRQQTRIGLIERELGALRSLVLSGIPQPAPKTGGAAEGAPGEAPAAAAVVAVPKANEAVPAEAAAAAPDAPKAEASEAGEGTPSEPATPAEVAQPAAPAEAAAPAMAARQTDVETALGTRWAVWVGGIALALGGLFLIRYTIEAGIFGPGVRLAMAGILGLVLVAGAEFIRRTGFRVPVQGAAGAYIPAILTAAGAFILFGTVYAAHGIYGFIGPALAFTLLGAIGIATIAVSLVHGLALAGIGLVGAMVTPAFVASEAPNPWALFVYLAIVLAATAAIARIRDWKALVAAAFAGCGIWTTLYMTDAPEVNLAAVMFISLATLAVLAFVWLDLFLITGRDEAESGFDWPSIVPGFFIALTALGLSVDPVFAKAGDALHGAVLLAALVAVALYRPRALPLVFAAGLATVLIYLGIVPPATIGADALDVGLGAEPLAASDALTFRIGVALAIVFIAAGFWAARRFAAAAPVHAASWAAWGVIAPLVVLTALWLTFGDIDRDFGYALPALLLVLIFAAGGEWIARGEEPPLGGGPAVSFALAGAGVAALLMLHMAFGSGWTTVLLGAAAVVPALATRWRSYPVLGWIAVGTAVAVLGRVAFDPTIVGAAALSRTPVVNWLLLGYGVPALAFGFTAWQLARTTNGRPRLVMEAASALFALLTVAMLVRHAMHGGVIDTGPVTLAEQAIYTLIALGAGSILVAIDMRSPSSVLRYGSMAAGVVSAGLIVIQHFAVLNPLVTDESTGTIPFFNLLFLAYLLPAIAAGGLALYVRDKRPRWYAAMLALFASLLAFAYATLSVRRLFKGEFIGLWSGLGQLETYTYSALWLVIGVALLTAGVWLRSQLLRIASAVLIAVAVVKVFLFDMSELEGVLRALSFIGLGAVLIGIGLFYQRLLTRAAREGDNPAIF comes from the coding sequence ATGGATTTTTTCAGCCTGATAGCCATTGCCGCTGTCATCGCCTTATTCGTCATCGTTTCGCGCCAGCAAACCCGCATCGGCCTGATCGAGCGCGAGCTTGGCGCGCTGCGCAGCCTGGTGCTTTCGGGTATCCCGCAGCCCGCGCCGAAAACGGGCGGGGCGGCGGAAGGCGCGCCGGGTGAAGCGCCGGCCGCAGCCGCCGTGGTTGCCGTGCCGAAGGCAAATGAAGCCGTCCCGGCTGAAGCCGCTGCCGCGGCGCCCGATGCTCCTAAAGCCGAGGCGTCCGAAGCGGGCGAGGGGACACCGTCCGAGCCCGCCACGCCAGCCGAAGTGGCGCAACCTGCCGCGCCGGCCGAGGCGGCTGCGCCCGCAATGGCCGCGCGCCAGACCGATGTCGAGACGGCGCTCGGCACGCGCTGGGCGGTCTGGGTCGGAGGCATCGCCCTGGCGCTGGGTGGGCTGTTCCTGATCCGCTACACCATCGAGGCCGGCATTTTCGGCCCCGGCGTGCGCCTCGCCATGGCCGGCATCCTCGGCCTGGTGCTGGTCGCCGGCGCCGAGTTCATCCGCCGCACCGGCTTCAGGGTGCCGGTGCAGGGCGCGGCCGGCGCCTATATCCCGGCGATCCTGACGGCGGCCGGCGCCTTCATCCTGTTCGGCACCGTCTATGCCGCGCATGGCATCTATGGCTTCATCGGTCCGGCGCTCGCCTTCACGCTGCTCGGCGCCATCGGCATTGCGACAATCGCGGTATCGCTGGTCCACGGCCTGGCGCTGGCCGGCATCGGCCTTGTCGGCGCCATGGTCACGCCGGCATTCGTCGCCTCCGAGGCGCCCAACCCTTGGGCGCTGTTCGTCTATCTGGCGATCGTGCTTGCCGCGACGGCGGCAATCGCCCGCATCCGCGACTGGAAGGCGCTCGTCGCGGCGGCTTTCGCCGGCTGCGGCATCTGGACCACCCTCTATATGACCGATGCGCCGGAGGTGAACCTTGCCGCCGTGATGTTCATCAGCCTTGCCACGCTCGCCGTGCTCGCCTTCGTCTGGCTCGACCTTTTCTTGATTACTGGCCGCGACGAAGCGGAATCCGGCTTCGACTGGCCGTCGATCGTGCCCGGCTTTTTCATTGCGCTGACCGCGCTCGGCCTGTCGGTCGATCCGGTCTTTGCCAAGGCGGGCGATGCCTTGCACGGCGCGGTGCTGCTCGCGGCCCTTGTCGCGGTGGCGCTCTACCGCCCCCGCGCACTGCCACTGGTTTTCGCCGCCGGCCTGGCGACGGTGCTGATCTATCTCGGCATCGTCCCGCCCGCCACCATCGGCGCCGATGCGCTGGATGTCGGCCTGGGCGCCGAACCGCTGGCGGCATCCGATGCGCTGACCTTCCGCATCGGCGTCGCGCTCGCCATCGTCTTCATTGCCGCCGGCTTCTGGGCCGCGCGCCGCTTCGCCGCCGCGGCACCCGTCCACGCGGCGTCCTGGGCGGCATGGGGCGTGATCGCGCCGCTGGTCGTGCTGACCGCGCTCTGGCTCACCTTCGGCGATATCGACCGCGACTTCGGCTACGCGCTGCCGGCGCTGCTTCTGGTGTTGATCTTTGCCGCTGGCGGCGAGTGGATCGCGCGTGGCGAGGAACCGCCGCTCGGCGGTGGACCCGCTGTCTCCTTCGCGCTCGCCGGGGCCGGCGTTGCCGCTCTGCTGATGCTGCACATGGCCTTCGGCTCCGGCTGGACCACGGTGCTGCTCGGCGCCGCCGCCGTCGTGCCGGCCTTGGCGACGCGCTGGCGCTCCTATCCGGTGCTGGGCTGGATCGCGGTTGGTACCGCGGTCGCCGTGCTCGGCCGCGTCGCCTTCGACCCGACCATCGTCGGCGCGGCGGCGCTGTCGAGGACGCCTGTCGTCAACTGGCTGCTGCTTGGCTATGGCGTGCCGGCGCTCGCCTTCGGCTTCACCGCCTGGCAACTGGCGCGCACCACCAACGGACGGCCGCGCCTTGTCATGGAGGCGGCCTCGGCCCTGTTCGCGCTGCTCACCGTTGCGATGCTGGTGCGCCACGCCATGCATGGCGGCGTCATCGACACCGGCCCCGTCACCCTTGCCGAACAGGCGATCTACACGCTGATCGCGCTCGGCGCCGGATCGATCCTCGTCGCCATCGACATGCGTTCGCCGAGCTCGGTGCTGCGCTATGGCTCGATGGCCGCCGGCGTGGTTTCGGCGGGCTTGATCGTCATCCAGCATTTCGCGGTGCTGAACCCGCTGGTGACGGATGAATCGACCGGCACCATTCCGTTCTTCAACCTGTTGTTCCTCGCCTATCTGCTGCCGGCGATCGCCGCGGGTGGGCTGGCGCTCTATGTCCGCGACAAGCGCCCAAGATGGTACGCGGCGATGCTGGCGCTGTTCGCTTCGTTGCTTGCCTTCGCTTATGCGACGCTGTCGGTGCGGCGGCTCTTCAAGGGCGAGTTCATCGGCTTGTGGAGCGGCCTTGGCCAGCTCGAGACCTACACCTATTCGGCGCTCTGGCTGGTCATCGGCGTGGCGCTGCTCACCGCCGGCGTCTGGCTGAGGTCGCAGCTGCTGCGCATTGCCTCGGCGGTGCTGATCGCGGTCGCGGTGGTGAAAGTCTTCCTCTTCGACATGTCGGAGCTGGAAGGCGTGCTGCGCGCGCTCTCCTTCATCGGGCTGGGCGCGGTGCTGATCGGCATCGGGCTGTTCTACCAGCGGCTTTTGACGCGGGCGGCGAGAGAGGGTGACAACCCCGCTATTTTCTAA
- a CDS encoding NUDIX domain-containing protein: MPQRSAGLLIYRRTGGVFEFLLVHPGGPFWAKKDEGAWSIPKGLIDDGEDELAAARRETEEELGVAIDGDFQPVGRYKQPSGKIVIAWSVEADINVDAVRSNTFTMEWPPRSGAKKEFPEVDKAGWFSLPEAGLKILKGQRAILDDFLERREAR; the protein is encoded by the coding sequence ATGCCGCAGCGAAGCGCCGGGCTGCTGATCTACAGGCGAACCGGCGGTGTGTTCGAATTCCTGCTGGTCCATCCCGGCGGACCGTTCTGGGCAAAAAAGGATGAAGGCGCGTGGTCGATCCCGAAGGGGCTCATCGACGATGGCGAGGATGAGCTCGCGGCCGCCCGGCGCGAGACTGAGGAGGAGCTCGGCGTCGCCATCGACGGCGACTTCCAACCCGTCGGCCGCTACAAGCAGCCGAGCGGCAAGATCGTGATCGCCTGGAGCGTCGAAGCGGACATCAATGTGGACGCCGTCAGGAGCAATACGTTCACGATGGAATGGCCGCCAAGGTCCGGCGCCAAGAAGGAATTCCCCGAAGTGGACAAAGCCGGCTGGTTTTCACTTCCCGAAGCCGGCCTCAAGATCCTGAAAGGCCAGCGCGCCATCCTCGACGATTTTCTGGAACGGCGGGAAGCCAGATAG
- the recO gene encoding DNA repair protein RecO: MEWRDEGIILGTRRHGETSAILEVMTRAHGRHLGLVRGGRSRKQQPVLQPGNRVDLLWRARLDEHLGIFQAEAIEMNAARLMDSAVAVYGLQTMAAHLRLLPERDAHGGLYEALAVMISHLDDADAAGELVARFELLILDELGFGLDLSQCAATGTRQDLAYVSPKSGRAVSRAAGEPWRDKMLALPAFLQRGSGLRADAAALEDAFRLTGFFFTRHVYEPRGLEAPDARAGFLAALRRHQAAIKAIENVAQ; the protein is encoded by the coding sequence ATGGAATGGCGCGACGAGGGAATCATTCTCGGCACCCGCAGGCATGGCGAAACCAGCGCCATCCTCGAGGTGATGACGCGCGCGCATGGCCGCCATCTGGGTCTCGTGCGCGGCGGCCGCTCGCGCAAGCAGCAGCCGGTGCTCCAACCCGGCAACCGCGTCGATCTTCTGTGGCGCGCGCGGCTCGACGAGCATTTGGGCATCTTCCAGGCCGAGGCGATCGAGATGAACGCCGCCCGGCTGATGGACAGCGCGGTCGCCGTCTACGGCCTGCAGACCATGGCCGCGCATCTCAGGCTTCTGCCGGAACGCGACGCCCATGGCGGCCTCTACGAGGCGCTTGCCGTGATGATCTCCCATCTCGACGACGCCGATGCCGCGGGCGAGCTGGTGGCGCGCTTCGAATTGCTGATCCTCGATGAGCTCGGCTTCGGCCTCGATCTCAGCCAATGCGCGGCCACCGGCACGCGGCAGGATCTCGCCTATGTCTCGCCGAAATCCGGGCGCGCCGTTTCGCGCGCCGCCGGTGAGCCCTGGCGCGACAAGATGCTGGCGCTGCCCGCCTTCCTGCAGCGCGGCTCAGGCCTGCGCGCCGACGCGGCCGCGCTGGAGGACGCCTTCCGGCTGACCGGCTTCTTCTTCACCCGACATGTCTATGAGCCACGCGGCCTCGAGGCGCCCGATGCTCGCGCCGGCTTTCTCGCGGCCTTGCGGCGGCATCAGGCGGCGATCAAAGCGATCGAAAACGTCGCACAGTAA
- a CDS encoding mechanosensitive ion channel domain-containing protein — MLFLLLCGAPSLAQPAAQGGSKPGEPNADVEALITILENDQARHRLIDKLRAAAAEGNQPAAEAAPETTIAQEVAAYTRDAAESASGLIKTTAALVERIAGVFSGGVSIDVQSLWNAVRNSALVVVLTFAVYLALRFAFGRFQRTFANAATRGGRFERFGFISLSALADALTVLAAWAIGSVSSLSAFVIDQAGQAEMNRALFLNAFLVIEFIKVLARTLLAPRWPALRIWTLGDTTAAYWYFWLSRFVSVVGYTMFFLAPIVAVNVSEDAAQVVRVVVMFAALVLALIVILQNRDQVRRWLLRRSETRRTDILSRFLAGLARLWHVVAIGYLILVFVLWLAAPAMALPFVLAATVQSIIAIAIGVLLTGVIARVAGAGINLPAEVSERLPLLERRLNAFVPNVLRAVRILVAAVVLLVIAQFWRAADVVGWLSSEVGQRFAVSIVSAILIMLVGGLIYLAVQSWVEYRLNPNYGHVPSPRERTLLALFRNAFVVALGVLIVMLVLSEFGVNIGPLLAGAGVVGLAVGFGAQKLVQDIITGAFIQFENAMNEGDVVTAGGVTGTVERLTIRSVSLRTLDGAYHLIPFSSVDAVTNFMKTFSYHVASIGVDYGASIPEVKQAMHEAFDKLKEAGFAGDIIGDLEMHGVTEFADSAILVRARIKTKPGKHFALGRAYNEIIKEVFEERGIEIPFPHVTFYMGGEDKAGKSPPPRIKRPGPKLTTERPKRSAATNAALAKSPKRGRKTKVTQDGPPDEGHDAPDQTEVS, encoded by the coding sequence TTGTTGTTTCTACTGCTCTGCGGGGCACCAAGCCTCGCCCAGCCGGCCGCACAAGGAGGTTCCAAGCCCGGCGAGCCGAACGCGGATGTCGAAGCGCTCATCACCATCCTGGAGAATGACCAGGCGCGGCACCGCCTGATCGACAAGCTGCGCGCCGCGGCCGCGGAAGGCAACCAGCCGGCGGCCGAGGCAGCGCCTGAAACGACGATCGCACAGGAGGTCGCTGCGTATACGAGGGACGCGGCAGAGAGCGCTTCGGGCCTGATCAAGACGACCGCCGCCCTCGTCGAGAGAATTGCCGGCGTCTTTTCGGGAGGCGTCTCGATCGATGTGCAGAGCCTTTGGAACGCCGTACGCAACAGCGCCCTTGTCGTGGTTCTCACCTTCGCCGTCTACCTCGCGTTGCGGTTCGCCTTTGGACGGTTCCAGCGCACATTCGCCAATGCAGCGACACGCGGAGGCAGGTTCGAGCGGTTCGGCTTCATCAGTTTGTCGGCGCTGGCCGACGCGCTCACCGTGCTCGCGGCCTGGGCAATCGGTTCGGTGTCTTCGCTCTCTGCTTTCGTTATCGACCAGGCGGGTCAGGCGGAGATGAACCGTGCGCTGTTCTTGAACGCCTTCCTGGTCATCGAGTTCATCAAGGTCCTTGCGCGGACACTGCTTGCCCCGAGATGGCCCGCGCTGCGGATCTGGACATTGGGCGACACAACGGCGGCATACTGGTATTTCTGGCTGAGCCGCTTCGTCAGCGTGGTCGGCTATACGATGTTCTTCCTCGCGCCGATCGTTGCGGTCAACGTTTCGGAAGACGCCGCGCAAGTGGTCCGCGTGGTCGTGATGTTTGCCGCGCTGGTGCTCGCCCTGATTGTCATCCTGCAGAATCGCGATCAGGTACGGCGATGGCTGCTGCGCCGCAGCGAGACCCGCCGAACCGACATTCTGAGCAGGTTCCTGGCCGGTCTCGCCAGGCTTTGGCACGTCGTGGCGATCGGATACCTGATCCTCGTCTTTGTTCTGTGGCTCGCAGCGCCCGCGATGGCCCTGCCGTTCGTCCTCGCTGCCACCGTCCAATCGATCATCGCCATAGCCATAGGGGTATTGCTGACGGGCGTCATCGCGCGGGTCGCCGGAGCGGGGATAAACCTGCCCGCCGAGGTCAGCGAGCGGCTTCCTTTGCTCGAGCGGCGCCTCAATGCCTTCGTTCCCAATGTGCTCAGGGCAGTTCGCATCCTGGTTGCCGCGGTCGTGCTGCTGGTCATCGCACAATTCTGGCGAGCGGCAGACGTCGTCGGGTGGCTGTCGAGCGAAGTCGGCCAGCGCTTCGCCGTTTCAATCGTTTCCGCGATCCTGATAATGCTGGTCGGCGGCCTGATCTATCTCGCCGTCCAATCGTGGGTGGAATATCGCCTCAATCCGAATTACGGCCATGTCCCCTCCCCGCGCGAACGGACGCTTCTCGCCCTGTTCCGCAATGCCTTTGTGGTCGCGCTGGGCGTCCTCATTGTCATGCTGGTCCTGTCCGAGTTTGGTGTAAACATCGGCCCGCTGCTTGCCGGCGCCGGCGTTGTCGGCCTCGCTGTCGGCTTCGGGGCGCAAAAACTGGTGCAGGACATCATCACCGGCGCCTTCATACAGTTCGAGAACGCGATGAACGAAGGCGATGTGGTGACCGCAGGAGGGGTCACAGGCACCGTTGAGCGGCTGACAATCCGGTCCGTGTCGTTGCGCACCCTCGACGGCGCCTATCATCTCATCCCGTTCTCTTCCGTCGATGCCGTGACGAACTTCATGAAGACCTTCAGCTATCACGTCGCATCGATCGGCGTGGATTACGGGGCGAGCATTCCCGAGGTGAAGCAGGCGATGCACGAGGCCTTCGACAAACTGAAGGAGGCCGGGTTCGCGGGCGACATCATCGGCGACCTCGAGATGCATGGCGTGACCGAATTCGCCGACTCCGCCATTTTGGTTCGGGCCCGCATCAAGACCAAGCCCGGAAAGCATTTTGCCCTCGGTCGCGCCTATAACGAGATCATCAAGGAGGTCTTCGAGGAGCGCGGCATCGAGATACCTTTCCCTCATGTGACGTTCTACATGGGCGGCGAAGACAAGGCGGGAAAGTCACCGCCGCCGCGCATCAAGCGGCCCGGGCCAAAGCTGACGACGGAAAGGCCCAAGCGCAGCGCGGCGACAAACGCTGCATTGGCCAAGTCGCCCAAACGCGGGCGCAAGACCAAGGTCACCCAGGACGGTCCGCCCGATGAAGGGCACGATGCGCCCGACCAGACCGAGGTTTCCTAG
- a CDS encoding aminoglycoside phosphotransferase family protein produces the protein MHDPTVEIDTDLVRRLVDAQFPEWRHLPVKPVAFGGWDNRTFHLGDEMTVRLPSAAPYSLQVEKEQRWLPKLAPHLPLPIPEPLAMGEPVAFYPWHWSVYRWIGGGTAKNGRVADLSTFALSLADFLVALKRIDPTGGPGPGQHNFYRGGPLTVYDGEARQAIAALDGQIDTQAATTVWEAALAATWHGSPVWFHGDVASGNLLVEDGRLSAVIDFGTSGVGDPSCDLAIAWTFFEGESREAFRAAIAVDEATWARGLGWTLWKALITVAGHDANQAEVGRQRRVIDEVLADHECWA, from the coding sequence ATGCATGACCCGACAGTGGAAATCGACACCGATCTCGTGCGCCGGCTGGTCGATGCGCAGTTTCCGGAATGGCGGCATCTGCCGGTGAAGCCCGTCGCGTTCGGTGGTTGGGACAACCGCACCTTCCATCTCGGCGACGAGATGACAGTCAGGCTGCCAAGTGCTGCTCCCTATTCGCTGCAGGTCGAGAAGGAGCAGCGCTGGCTGCCGAAGCTCGCGCCGCATCTGCCGCTGCCGATCCCGGAGCCGCTGGCCATGGGCGAGCCGGTCGCGTTCTATCCGTGGCACTGGTCCGTCTACCGCTGGATCGGTGGCGGGACGGCCAAGAACGGACGCGTCGCCGATCTCAGCACGTTCGCGCTCTCGCTCGCCGATTTCCTCGTCGCCCTGAAACGGATCGATCCGACCGGCGGGCCAGGTCCTGGCCAGCACAATTTTTATCGCGGCGGACCGCTGACGGTCTATGACGGCGAGGCGAGGCAGGCGATCGCAGCACTCGATGGCCAGATCGATACACAAGCCGCCACGACGGTCTGGGAGGCGGCCCTGGCCGCCACCTGGCATGGTTCGCCCGTCTGGTTCCATGGCGATGTCGCCTCGGGCAACCTGCTGGTCGAAGACGGCCGCCTGAGCGCCGTCATCGACTTCGGCACCTCCGGCGTCGGCGACCCGTCCTGCGACCTCGCGATCGCCTGGACCTTTTTCGAGGGCGAAAGCCGGGAGGCTTTCCGCGCCGCCATCGCGGTCGATGAGGCGACCTGGGCGCGCGGCCTCGGCTGGACGCTGTGGAAGGCGCTGATCACCGTTGCCGGACATGACGCCAACCAGGCCGAGGTCGGAAGGCAGCGCCGGGTGATCGACGAGGTGCTCGCCGATCACGAATGCTGGGCGTAA